gtttagtaCGACCTAGTACAGGCACCTTTTTAAAAACAGATTGGTTGGGCCCAACGCCCGAAACAactgggaaaatataattgaattaaaaaagaaacggaataACAACCACAAAATTTTCATGGACATATGAGGTACGTGAACATTTTCCGCTCTCTTTATGATaacgggcgcctccatcggctCTGGGTTCGCCGCGATTCGTCGAAGCGCGAATGCTTTGAGCTTAAAACAATTTAACCCTTCGCGAAGACGCAGCTTTCTAGAGAAAAGCTCGTCGTTTCTTTGGTGCAAGCTTGCATACAACCATGCGTTGcccctttttcgattttgaatCTCAACCTTGTTTTTTCTCTGACTTGCCGTTTAATCATGATCATGCGGTATCTGACAAAGAAAGATCAAAACACTTTAGTGTAGCGTTGTacaataatattttattttattttattattgatGGCATACTCCAAGGTCTCTGTTTAGTTCCTTCCGTTTAAAGAGCTACGAAATGTTGCAGCATTATTCGAATGCATATCGCGCTCAGGTTATTGTACGGACAACAGTAATTTCAtcgccacacgcacacctaATTCGGTTTTTGTAGCGAAGCAAGGTACTTCATCGTGGTATCAACGAGCTCCTTATGGAATTCGGCATAGTCCGGGAACTCGGCCGTCACCTTAGCCAGCCAGGCCTTAATTCCCGGATAGGGCTCGAGGTCGTACTGCATCATGCCGAGCGTCGTTACGTTACTCAGCAGACAAATATCGGCGATCGTCAGATGATCGGCGGCGGCAAACTGACGCTCCGTGACGTAGGACTCCAGCAGACCGAGCGCCTTCTTCAACTTCGCCCCAATCTCATCCGTCATTTGTCTTGTCTTGCGCACCAGACATTCCACGTGCTCGATGGTGCTCCGGAACAGGAGCCCATTGTCGAAGAAAAGCCGCTGATTTACGACGGAGCGCACCTTCGGATCCTTCGGGTAGAGCGAATCGTCTTTGCCGTACTTTTCGATCAAGTAGATCACAATCGCGTACGACTCGTAGATTACATGCCCATCGTCCACCAGGGTGGGAATTGTGTGCTGCGGGTTAATCTAGAACCACCGCACCGACCGAAAATGGTTTGAGTGATTGATGAGCGCAATTCGCTGCGGCCGCGCGAAGCGGTGTGCACCAACAACATACCTTCTTCAGATTCTCGCGCACTTCGGGCAGGTGTGGATTCGTTTCCTTTAGGTTGAAAGTGATCCCGAGCTTCTTCGCGACCAGCAGAACGGTCTGGCAGGGGGGCGACACAATGCTGTAGTACAAATCCatgttttgctgtttgaaCGGGAACACGCAGAAACCGCGACTGATGCCCGACCACAAGCAGCCAGGTAGTTTTATAGCTCCCCAGCTTTGGGGCCTCCCATCACCAGTGGCACCAATACCCTTGTGGATATGAATGACGTGTTAGTATGATGAAATGTTTTGACTCCGTAGCCCGTAgcacgattttttttgttgttgtcggggATGGGGCATATCAAGAGGTTTCTGAAGATGCCACAAGTCAAACATTACCGTTCTGAAATGTGCGTGATGGTAAACTAATATGGGCGCAGTGAGCCGTACCGCAAGCGACGCAGGAAAGCATAATCAGGATGGTGCGTCGCATGATGAAATCGGAAATCGATTTTACGATGCTCATCAGTTGATAatctacgcacacacatgcgttACACTACGATTGCTAACTGTATTTTGTACAGTAAGTGGGGTTGATCGATCTATTTAACTTTACGCAGCCGATGTTGTGTTGGCATGATTCAATGTAATCAGCTAGGGATTCGTTCATCGCTAAATTTGGTATCTCTTTGTTAATCTGCTCGATGATAAAAGAATCACGCGACTTACGCGACTGTTGCATCGTTGTGTCATCGAATTTTATCAGGAACTTTACTTAGAATGTTCGATATCCGTATCGGGCAACATGATCGACAATTTTGAGCATTCGTTACGATGACTTTCTATTTTTATGGCTTCGATTTctaattgtttgctttttatcgTATAAGTATAAGTGCTGCTTATACTTTTTTCCTTATTAGATTTAAAAGATAGCGAAGAGTTGTGTATTTGAAGAAGAGTGGTTTAGAACCGCCATAAGCGCCAAAGATTAATTATTCttgttaaaatatgtttttctcgGTACAATCATCCCATATACCAttataaaaacattttttaaaacatcgCTAGGCTTCAcaagagaaaataaataagatTTTAAAGAGATTATCAAGAACATTGTTCTAAGCAGCTTGTGATGATAGATGACTAGCGACGAAAAAAGGTAGCAATTGATGATTTGTATCGTGGTTGGGGAATGGTGAGGgtataattgaattatttttcACCGTGCTCCGACTTCTAACGCGTCTGGCTATATACGCCTCACTCGGTTAAGCATTCTCTTGACCTTCACTCAAGGCTCAATATACATTCTGCGACTACCACAAGCCCAGGATAGAAAACATAtagaatgaatgaatgtttcTACAAACACCTAGTCATTCAGTGTCGGTTTCGGGCATGCCAAGATGTTAGTTACGCTACAGGGGTCGTGGttttttcacgaaaaaaaGCGCTCAAAAGAAGAACGCAGAAAGGAACGCCTGCAGAGAATACAGTCTTGCTTAAACGCTTTGCGATGAATGAAGCCAATTACTTCCTCTTTATTGAGCTATTTGGTGTTTCTCGATGTAAAGCTTAGTTTGCTCCTGCAGCTCCTGTTTGAAGGCCTCGTAGTCCGGGAACTCGGGCGTAACACGCGAAACCCATGCCCTGATGCCGGGATAGGACTCCAGACCGTACTGGAACCATCCGAGTGCCGTGATACTGCTCAGCATAGCGATATCGGCGATGGTCAGATGATCCGCGGCCGCATACGATCGCTCGGTAACGAATCTTTCGGCCAAGTCTAGAGCCTTCTTGAGTTTCGTCTCCATCTCTTCCGATGGTTTCCGATCGGCCAACGCTTCCTCAAGGTTAGCCAGCACATTTTTGTACAGTGTTCCGATGTCAAAGAACAACCGCTGATTTACGACGGAGCGCACCTTCGGATCCTTCGGGTAGAGCGAATCGTCTTTGCCGTACTTCTCCACCAGATAAATCGCGATCGCATACGACTCCCACATCACATGGTCCCCGTCCACCAGGGTTGGGATCATGTGTTGAGGATTAACCTGAAAATAATCCGTTGGTACACCGTTGATGATCACGCTGAATACTCAGTAACACTCACTTCACACCGCTTACCTTTGTAAGGGCGGCCATATCGGCCGGATCTTCGAGGTCTATCTTCTTGATGTTCAGAGTTATTCCCAACTTCCGTGCCGTTAGGAGCACAGTTTGGCACGGTGGCGATATGATATCACTGTACAGCTCCATCCTGTCCGATTGTACGACTACGAATGACGCCCCAAGCATCAAAGGCATCAGTGGAATTTAAGCGAGTCGCGAAAACCTTTAACACTTTCGTTCACCAATACCATGTGGCCGGCCCGCTGTTTACCGGGCAATTGAATGTCGCTTCTATCTCGGGCTGCTTGTCGTTGTGTGGGCAATGGTTTGGCTTCCACTTAATCTGCCTCTCGAGGGTTTGTCTAATTTGGGGGCCCCTCCAAAAACCGgcggatggaaaaaaaatggaaggaacACGGTAAACAACTGGCCGAAATTCATTACCGACAAGGGGCAGAAGATAACGAAGCACTGATTGAAGCGATATTTACAGTGCTTGGTGCGTATGTGGTTTTTATTCTActtgcattttttatgagaACATTTAAAGAGTCCGTTAGAAGGACTATCCTTTGTTTCTTTTGGAATTAGTTGTTTCGATAGTTTTTTGTATTACATAGGTGTGAGTTTAGTGGCGAAATGGCAGTGTTGTTAATGAGCATGAATGCCTGGTAGACTTCTTATCACTCTGAACTGATAACCAAATGAACGCTGTATAATCTGGCTCAAGAATGTCTTCTTTGCTAGATGGAATAGAGCAGGAATCTGGAGAGACAAGAATAGGCAAACATTCTTGAGAAAAGATAAGAAATGATTATTATACTATTTCAATTACTAAAACTCGCAGGAGTGAATAGTAACAGGAGGATCGTCATATGAGCTAGTACATCCAGTATTTTGTGTGAACAAATGGCAAAAATCAACTATTAGAATCTGCTACTAGTGAATGATAGTTTAATTTTTGATGGAAACTTATATTTTAAGATTGCCAGAATTAAGTCAAAactcattaaaatttaaagGGTCAGATCGTGGAGATGCtgttatccttttttgttaGACGATATTTGTAGGAGAGAGTTGCTAACACTATTCACTTCACTGTCCGGCGTCGCATATCATTCCAGCATGTCGGCGAAATTGCGAATGAAACTCATATCGTCCCGAATCCCGGCCGTTCTCTTCACCAAACAATCAAACCCAACAGCTGTTGGTACCGCAACGCGTGGGAATGTATAAATAATAGCTGTTGAGCTACCGAGGAGGCTCATTTCGTCCCCATCCATGGTTATGGATCTGTACTATAACATTctgtcgccgccatcgcgtgccacgctgctgctcggtgaagCACTGCAGCTCAAGTTCAATCTCATCAGCCTCGATGTGCATCGGAAGGATTACGTGAACGCGGAGTTTAAGAAGATCAACCCACAGCACACGGTTCCTACGCTGGTGGTCGACGGTGTGGCCATCTGTGAACCGGGTGCCATCTTGATCTATCTGGCGGAGCGATTCGCCGCAGCCTCGAGTGGTCTTTATCCAATCGCCGATCCGTTGCGCAGAGCCATTGTTAATCAGCGGCTCCTGTTCGAATGTGGTACGTTGTATAAGTGCATCTTCGTCTACTACACGCCGGTCGTGCTGGAGCGTGCTTGTCCGGTGGAAGCTGATCGTCAGAAGCTAGAGGAAGCCGTGGGGGTTTTGGATGGGTTTTTACGGGACAGTGCATTTGTGGCTGGAGATGTTCTAACGATCGCTGACTATTCGCTCGTCTGTACGGTatcgatgctggtggtgttaaAGTTTGATCTCGTGCCGTACGAACAGCTGCGGCGCTGGTACGAACGATGCAAAGGTGTGATCAGTGGGTACAACGAGCTGACTCAGCGTGCTATCTCCATGTTTCAGACCTGGATGGAAGAGGAATCCACTAACCGATAGGCTGCGGTGGTCCGCCCTCTGCCCTACCATTTgcttgttttccgtttgtcgcatatcgtcatcatcgcgtaATCGATATGCTCTGCACCGCTCTAGCGATAGGTAAATAATCCTCTAGAGTGATAAGATTTCGGCCAGCCGCTATCCAAAGGCCAGAAGACTAAAGCGCCGGGCCTAGTACGCAGTCGTGTGACGTGTTTGTTCGTTGGACGTTGTGTGTAAGTGAGGCCGCGAGAGAACGTAAAGACATTTACTGTAAAGTGCCGTACGATGGATTTCTACTATCATCCGGCCTCGCCCTACTGCCGCTCGGTTATGCTGCTGGCGAAAGCCCTCAAGCTGCAGCTGAACCTGCGATTCGTCGATCTCATGACAGATGAGCATCTTAAACCGAGCTTCGTAGCGGTATGCAGCAACACTGCAGCGCCTTTGTAGGTGAATAGTAACTCAGTACTACTCCTGTCGTCTTTCCTTCCAGATAAATCCGTTCCACTGCGTACCGACACTGATCGATAACGATCTGAATCTGTGGGAATCACGTGCCATACTGGTGTATCTGGTCGATAAGTATGGGCGCACCAACAGCCGGCTCTACCCGAAGGACGCCCGAACGCGTGCCATCATCAACCAGCGGTTGTTCTTCGATCACGGTACACTGGGAAGCCGCTTTGAGGATTACTACTATCCGATGTACTTTGAGAATGCGCCAGCCGATGCGACAAAGATGGAGAAGCTCGAGGAAGCACTGGCCACGCTGAACCGCTACCTAACGGACAATCCGTACGCAGCCGGACCGAACATAACCGTCGCTGACTACAGTCTCGTGGCTACCGTGTCCTCGCTGGAAGCGGTCCAGTTCGATCTCACCAAGTACCCAGCCATCCAGGGATGGTACGAGGGCTGCAAGGGGGCGATGGTTGACTATCAGGAGATTAACGAAAGCGGAATGCTACAGTACCGGGCGTACTTTGAGTCGGGACCgggagcgaacgcgaacgctaGAGACTAGACTCTAGGCGCAAGGGCGGGCCACCATGTGGacgatgttgtttttttgagGAAGACCGCAAACACAGAAAACACAGTAGGCGATGTTGCTTTCAATAGGATGTTTCTTATTTTCACgtcattttcttttgcttccccctcctctctcttctgctaCCCGAAACTCGCTCGCTTCATAATTGGTGTAATTGGTTTAACAGCTAATGTTTCTTATAACCTAGGATAACACAGATAAACGTTGCTAACAATAAATAGTTAAGGTGCGACTGTACAGTGAACCGACTGGCCGTGGAGCCAACGGTGGAGGAGCCCGGTTTAACCGGGGTCGGATCGTGCTTTGAGTTCGTATTATACGGAGGATAGTTcgcgctgctgccggtgctgccatCGAgcccgtggccaccaccaccagcagcactgccACTGGTCtgcccggttccggtgcgaccataggaaccggaaccgctaccgttaccgctgctgctactgccactgccgcttcCCGTTCCGGTACTTCGTATCGTGCTGACGCCACCAAACGTTGGTCCTGGCGTCGAGTTAAAGACCACTGACGGAGAGCCGCCCgaagacgaggaggacgatgatgacgaggaacCGGCCGGTGCCACCACGGACGGTGAGGAACTttggtggaaatggtttccgtGGGTGCCACCGGATAGGGCCGTGTTACCACCGCCGATCGATATACCGCCGACACCCCGGTCACCACTGTTGGCCGGTAGGGCGGGCCGTGCCGTCGGTTGCGCCACCTCCGAGTACTTGTGTGTGGGGCGAGCGGACGATTTGAATACCTCGGGCTGCGTGCAGTGGGCCACCTTGTTCAGCTCCATACCGAACCGGTGCGGATTAACGTCTCGCTGGCAGTGTTCACCCGCTTCCTTGATAAAGATTTGCCGATCGGATAGCATCGTGCCGACGAAACACTCGTACGTGCCAACGTCACGCCGCTGCGTGTACGTATACACGATGTTCCGGTGAGTCCACTGGCCAAGGCAACGATATTCGCGCTCTGgaaaaacaacgacaacgggcGTCTGTTAGTTACTGCTTGAACTCATCTAAGTAGCCAGAAACCAGTCCATGTCTATGCAGCTTACCTTCGTACACCTCGTTCATGTATTCGCAGGCCGAGATCTGATAGTACATGATGTCCTGCGATTCGCACTCCGAGGACAGCTTCGCACAAAGCCCC
The sequence above is a segment of the Anopheles darlingi chromosome 2, idAnoDarlMG_H_01, whole genome shotgun sequence genome. Coding sequences within it:
- the LOC125951596 gene encoding glutathione S-transferase D5-like, translating into MDLYYSIVSPPCQTVLLVAKKLGITFNLKETNPHLPEVRENLKKINPQHTIPTLVDDGHVIYESYAIVIYLIEKYGKDDSLYPKDPKVRSVVNQRLFFDNGLLFRSTIEHVECLVRKTRQMTDEIGAKLKKALGLLESYVTERQFAAADHLTIADICLLSNVTTLGMMQYDLEPYPGIKAWLAKVTAEFPDYAEFHKELVDTTMKYLASLQKPN
- the LOC125951311 gene encoding glutathione S-transferase 1-like; amino-acid sequence: MELYSDIISPPCQTVLLTARKLGITLNIKKIDLEDPADMAALTKVNPQHMIPTLVDGDHVMWESYAIAIYLVEKYGKDDSLYPKDPKVRSVVNQRLFFDIGTLYKNVLANLEEALADRKPSEEMETKLKKALDLAERFVTERSYAAADHLTIADIAMLSSITALGWFQYGLESYPGIRAWVSRVTPEFPDYEAFKQELQEQTKLYIEKHQIAQ
- the LOC125950558 gene encoding glutathione S-transferase 1-like: MVMDLYYNILSPPSRATLLLGEALQLKFNLISLDVHRKDYVNAEFKKINPQHTVPTLVVDGVAICEPGAILIYLAERFAAASSGLYPIADPLRRAIVNQRLLFECGTLYKCIFVYYTPVVLERACPVEADRQKLEEAVGVLDGFLRDSAFVAGDVLTIADYSLVCTVSMLVVLKFDLVPYEQLRRWYERCKGVISGYNELTQRAISMFQTWMEEESTNR
- the LOC125951683 gene encoding glutathione S-transferase 1-like, which produces MDFYYHPASPYCRSVMLLAKALKLQLNLRFVDLMTDEHLKPSFVAINPFHCVPTLIDNDLNLWESRAILVYLVDKYGRTNSRLYPKDARTRAIINQRLFFDHGTLGSRFEDYYYPMYFENAPADATKMEKLEEALATLNRYLTDNPYAAGPNITVADYSLVATVSSLEAVQFDLTKYPAIQGWYEGCKGAMVDYQEINESGMLQYRAYFESGPGANANARD